The Budorcas taxicolor isolate Tak-1 chromosome 2, Takin1.1, whole genome shotgun sequence nucleotide sequence gggacgacggaggacgtgatggttggatggcaaaaccgactcactggacatgaatatgagcaagcttggggaaatggtgatggacagggaagcctggcgagctgcagcccatggggtcgccaaaggtcggacacgactgagcgactgaacaacagattgAGGACCAAGAGCAGGGCGGACCTCGGAAACAGTAGGGGCAGGGCTTGGGCGGGGGGCAGGGATCCGCGGAAGGAGGTGGGTCTAAAGGGCACCTTCTCTCCTCTCCAACTCGACTGGAGAGGCCTTAGTCGTCGGCTTCCAGCAAGTACTGTTCAGTATAACCCTTGACCAGCGCGAGCCCCCAGCGAGCCTGGAGGAAGTCAGCCACCTGTGACCACAACTGGGGCGCCGGGCAGAGCGGGCACacgatgctgaggctgaaatggGCTCCGGAGCTGCAGATGCTACAGAAGCCGGCTCGGCCTTCGCGCAACGTCGCTGCTGAAGGCGTCGATGCGGAGGTAGCGACACGTGCTGTCGCCGCGGAGAGGGATGCGGAAAGGGCGCGCGCACAGCGTGAgccccgcgcgcgcgcgcgcggctGTCCACGCGCCACTCCAGGCCTTTGGCCGCCAGGAGGCGCAGGTTACTCCCACTCGGCCAGTAGGGCGGCCACTCCTGGGATGGTGTCTCCTGTCGCGCTGCAAGGAGGGCGACAGCAGGAGGGAGGCGTGCCAGGTCGCCGCCAGCCTTCCATACGGCCTCCCCGGGCAGCTGCGAGAAGACGCCGGAGGCCTAGCAGCGCCTACGAGTTGAATTGGACCAAAAGGATGCCCTGCGTGGGGCACGAGCGAGCACGGCTCTGGGCGGCGGGAGAGCTGAGAGCCTGGCGCCTCTTGGCATCTTCACTTCCACAGTCACACCCATGGGCTCCCATCTGGGTCCCGGGGGAGGGCCGACGGTGCGAGGCTGGGTGGGGTAAGGTATGTGAGAGCATGGAGGAACCAGGGGCAAGGCCTCCGAATACCTGGCTCCCCGAGGGGAACTGGTGATGTGGGCCTCAACAGTGGAATCAGGGGAAGCTGATCGCAGGAGGCCCCTGATCGCGGTAGGATGGGGGAGGCGGAGGTAAAGGACAAAGGCTCAGATTAGGATGCTTCGGTCCCTAGACCGAGGCGGGACCCATGTAGGGGAGGCAGGGTCACGAAGCCTGGACGCCTGGGCTCCAGCCTCCCAGGGTAAGGATCAAGGGTTTAAAGATTGGAAGTGGAAGCTGTTTGATTTTCCCTGGGCAGCAAGGCCTGGGTAAGGACTGGGATTCCCAGGGCAGGGCTCATAGGCGCCTCCACTGGGCAGAGCGGGCCGCGAAAGAAAGGCGGTGACAGACTGCAGGAGAGGGGACAAAGCCCGGAGGCCCTTGAGGAGAGGCCCGGCCCTCCGAGCTCCTTTGTTCTGCTTGGTGATTAGGCGGAATTTCTTCAGCTCCTGGGGCCCCAACTGGTCGTCCCTGGTGAGTAGTGTCACTTTGATCCCCCGGGTGCTGTCTCTTACCAGCTGCGAACAGAAGTGCTCTAGCAGCCGGGCCACCCTCTTGCCGCGCTCCGGGGACGCCACTGCGCAGTCCCTCCTCCAGCGCCGTCTCCCCGGCGTCGATCTCGTGTACCGACTCCCTCTCGATCTGCGACCGAGGccattgtgtgtgtgggggggttgcTCTCCGACGGGGCTCTCCGTTCAAAGGACTCGCCTCTTCTCACAAGCTGAGCACTCCGTCGTCATTCCCCCGGGGCGCCAGGCCAGACCTGTGACCTGCCCAAGGAGCTCTCCTCAGCACCCGGGTCTCGGATTCGAGAGCCTGCAGAAAGATCATTCCCGGGCGTCTGTTTCACCGCTTGAGATGCTCCAGACCCCTGCCCGTTCGCCACGCCCCCTCGCATTGGCTCCACCCCGGCGCTTGCCACGCCCCGCTGCCTCttagccccgcccccagcccgtcTCTGAGCCAGCCCTGTATCCAGGCTCTCTTGCTGGGAGAGTTCAGTCTACTCAGGGGTCCGGACCCCATTTTGGCTGCTTCCATCCCCAGACTCCTCCTTCTTGACTGCTCccctttttgtgtgtttttaccCCCAGAAACTCCTCAAAAGAATCCTAAAATACTGAAGCTGTCATCCTTCTCTCGGGTTCTTCCGCCGTTCCAAGCTCtacacacccccccacccaccgTCACTGACCAGGCCCCTGGATTCACACGCCCTACTCTTTGGTTCCAAAAGCCGATTCTATTTCCTCAGCAAACGGTCCAGGGCCGAGGAGAGGCTCCATTCGTCCTCTCCCAAGACCCATGCACCCAAATCCCTTTTCACCTGCCTCCCGAACCCTCGGCTCTCACCGGTTCCTCCTAGAGCCAGCTGTGGAAGCGGCTGGGAAGGTAGTCAAGGTCACCGTCgatgcccccccaccccgcccccaacacATACAGACACCCTAGATGGCCAACACCTCTTTAAATTCCCTTTTTGTGGCCACTCcgtggtggttcagaggttaaagcatctgcctccagtgcgggagacacgggttcgatccctgggttgggaagatcccctggagaaggaaatggtaacccactccagtattcttgcctggagaattccatggatgtagaagcctggtaggctacagtccacagagttgcaaagagtcagacacgactgggcgaaaTACCTCATGAAGTCCAAAGGGCCAGCCTCGGCCTCATTCCCCGATCCAGAACTGGGCTTGGACCCAGGAACTTGGCCTTGGCCTCAGGTCCTGACTCAGTCCCTAGCCTGGGAGCTTGAACTCAGCCTCAAGCCCTGATCTGGGATTGGACTCGGCCCTGGCCTCCTGGGATCTCTGAGCATACCTCTGCATTTGGCTCCATGTCTTTTTCGGGGTTAGAAACCTCTGAGGTGGCTCCATCACTGCTGGCTTCCAGCGTCATGCATGATCCTGCAGAAAAGAGAGAACCCAGTGTGCGGGtcagagccccccccccccccaccgttTCCACAGCAGGCCCCCTCCATGCGATC carries:
- the NAT16 gene encoding LOW QUALITY PROTEIN: probable N-acetyltransferase 16 (The sequence of the model RefSeq protein was modified relative to this genomic sequence to represent the inferred CDS: inserted 2 bases in 1 codon; deleted 2 bases in 2 codons; substituted 3 bases at 3 genomic stop codons) — encoded protein: MTLEASSDGATSEVSNPEKDMEPNAEARDXVRTXGQGQVPGSKPSSGSGNEAEAGPLDFGVATKREFKEVLQESLDTGLAQRRAGGGAKRQRGVASAGVEPMRGGVANGQGSGASQAVKQTPGNDLSAGSRIRDPGAEESSLGRSQIERESVHEIDAGETALEEGLRVASPERGKRVARLLEHFCSQLVRDSTRGIKVTLLTRDDQLGPQELKKFRLITKQNKGARRASGVFSQLPGEAVWKAGGDLARLPPAVALLAARQETPSQEWPPYWPSGSNLRLLAAKGLEWRVDSRARARGLTLCARPFRIPLRGDSTCRYLRIDAFSSDVARRPSRLLXHLQLRSPXFSLSIVCPLCPAPQLWSQVADFLQARWGLALVKGYTEQYLLEADD